From Nocardia sp. XZ_19_385, the proteins below share one genomic window:
- a CDS encoding nitronate monooxygenase, with translation MRTEICDRLGIEFPIFAFTHCRDVAAAVSNAGGIGVLGAVGFTAEQLEVELAWLDEHVTGVYGVDLVIPSKYEGKGVEGLSPEELEAKLAELVPQGHRDFAEKLLNDHGVPHLPEEEQVTQLLGWTATTVAPQIEVILKHPKAKLVANALGTPPDDVIKQIQDSGRLIGALCGSVKHALNHKAAGLDFVVCQGTEGGGHTGEVSSMVLWPQVVDAIGELPLLAAGGVGNGRQVAAAMAMGAAGVWTGSIWLTVEEANVPPAQMQSYLEASSNDTVRSRAWTGKPARMLKNDWTEAWEAPENPKPLGMPLQMMVAIDGVKRGHRYPEQAKDVNFNPVGQVVGMMNKVERSADVVARLIQEYVDACDRLNKLNDAL, from the coding sequence ATGCGTACCGAAATCTGCGACCGGCTGGGGATCGAGTTCCCCATCTTCGCCTTCACTCACTGCCGCGACGTAGCCGCCGCGGTCAGCAATGCCGGTGGCATCGGCGTGCTCGGCGCGGTGGGCTTCACCGCCGAACAGCTCGAGGTCGAGCTGGCCTGGCTGGACGAGCACGTCACCGGCGTCTACGGCGTCGACTTGGTGATCCCGTCCAAGTACGAGGGTAAGGGCGTCGAGGGCCTGAGCCCCGAGGAACTGGAAGCCAAACTGGCGGAACTGGTTCCGCAGGGCCACCGGGATTTCGCCGAGAAACTGCTCAACGACCACGGCGTGCCGCATCTGCCCGAGGAGGAGCAGGTCACCCAGCTGCTCGGCTGGACCGCGACTACCGTCGCGCCGCAGATCGAAGTCATCCTCAAGCATCCCAAGGCGAAGCTGGTCGCGAACGCGCTGGGCACCCCGCCCGACGACGTGATCAAGCAGATCCAGGACTCCGGCCGCTTGATCGGCGCGCTGTGCGGTTCGGTCAAGCACGCGCTCAACCACAAGGCGGCGGGCCTGGACTTCGTCGTCTGCCAGGGCACCGAGGGCGGCGGGCACACCGGTGAGGTCTCCTCGATGGTGTTGTGGCCGCAGGTGGTCGACGCGATCGGCGAGCTGCCGCTGCTCGCCGCGGGCGGTGTCGGCAACGGCCGCCAGGTCGCCGCCGCGATGGCGATGGGCGCGGCCGGCGTGTGGACCGGTTCCATCTGGCTCACGGTCGAGGAGGCCAATGTGCCGCCTGCCCAGATGCAGAGCTATCTCGAGGCCTCCAGCAACGACACCGTGCGCTCCCGCGCCTGGACCGGTAAGCCGGCCCGCATGCTCAAGAACGACTGGACCGAAGCCTGGGAGGCGCCGGAGAACCCGAAGCCGCTGGGCATGCCGTTGCAGATGATGGTGGCGATCGATGGTGTCAAGCGCGGGCATCGCTACCCCGAGCAGGCCAAGGACGTGAACTTCAATCCGGTCGGCCAGGTCGTCGGCATGATGAACAAGGTCGAGCGTTCCGCCGATGTGGTCGCGCGCCTGATCCAGGAGTACGTCGACGCCTGCGACCGGTTGAACAAGCTCAACGACGCGCTGTAA
- a CDS encoding threonine/serine exporter ThrE family protein, whose translation MRSWVDGRFGDLADFLLRHWDAARAPLPPKPSPLAEPPVSADLLDLLRWLGVALIGAGETTNRVQSMLDELAHRYGAQGVHFFVLPTGVFVRIQDANGSAVDILSASVDTLRLDQIAALYRLLDRVKAELPPPTEVTRSLQGIFDSEPRNPVLLTMLGQVVLTVGLGLMLNPAAHALVGYCVLGGLVGVLVWLAHRIPLLSLALPVTAAALVSWVAFRFPAQLSGGHPSQLLIPAVATMLPGAMLTNGTIELATGSMVAGASRLIYGMNVLLLLSFGLLIGLEGLGRHPVPESSGVDQLGWWAPFLGVLLIGIGHSWRASAPPKSLGWLLIVLYVTYAAQALGGHFSGQVLGAFLGGLIAVPAAYLVQRRKNAPPSQVAFLPAFWMLVPGGIGLTGVSDLIGQSDPNGLHVIVSALLTVLSIALGVLVGSGLVGDQRPRISTLLDTFLPAGRS comes from the coding sequence GTGAGGTCGTGGGTCGACGGGCGGTTCGGGGACCTTGCCGATTTCCTGTTGCGGCACTGGGACGCGGCGCGGGCGCCGTTGCCGCCCAAGCCGTCTCCGCTCGCGGAGCCACCGGTGTCGGCGGACCTGCTCGATCTGCTGCGCTGGCTCGGTGTCGCCCTGATCGGGGCTGGTGAGACCACTAACCGAGTGCAGTCGATGCTGGACGAACTGGCCCACCGCTACGGCGCGCAGGGCGTGCATTTCTTCGTCCTGCCGACCGGGGTCTTCGTGCGGATCCAGGACGCGAACGGTTCCGCGGTCGACATCCTGAGCGCCTCCGTGGATACCCTGCGGCTGGACCAGATCGCGGCGCTGTACCGGCTGTTGGATCGGGTGAAGGCGGAGCTGCCGCCGCCCACCGAGGTAACCAGGTCGTTGCAAGGCATCTTCGACTCGGAACCGCGCAACCCGGTGCTGCTGACCATGCTCGGGCAGGTGGTGCTCACCGTCGGGCTGGGGCTGATGCTCAACCCGGCCGCGCACGCGCTCGTCGGCTACTGCGTGCTCGGCGGGCTGGTCGGCGTGCTGGTGTGGCTCGCGCACCGGATCCCGCTGCTGTCACTGGCGCTGCCGGTCACCGCCGCGGCGCTGGTTTCGTGGGTGGCGTTCCGGTTCCCGGCGCAGCTGTCCGGCGGGCATCCCAGCCAGCTGCTGATCCCGGCGGTCGCCACCATGCTGCCCGGGGCCATGCTCACCAACGGCACCATCGAATTGGCCACCGGGTCCATGGTGGCCGGGGCGAGCCGGCTCATCTACGGCATGAATGTGCTGCTGCTGTTGTCCTTCGGACTGCTGATCGGGCTGGAAGGGCTTGGGCGGCACCCGGTCCCGGAATCCAGCGGGGTCGATCAGCTGGGCTGGTGGGCGCCGTTCCTGGGCGTGCTGCTGATCGGCATCGGGCATTCCTGGCGGGCCAGCGCGCCGCCGAAATCCCTGGGCTGGTTGCTGATCGTGCTCTATGTGACCTACGCGGCGCAGGCGCTGGGCGGGCACTTCTCCGGACAGGTGCTGGGTGCTTTCCTCGGCGGGCTGATCGCGGTCCCGGCCGCCTACCTGGTGCAGCGCCGCAAGAACGCGCCGCCGTCGCAGGTCGCGTTCCTGCCCGCGTTCTGGATGCTGGTGCCCGGCGGGATCGGGCTGACCGGGGTTTCGGACCTGATCGGGCAGTCCGATCCCAATGGGCTGCATGTGATCGTCTCGGCGCTGCTCACCGTGCTGTCCATCGCCCTGGGTGTGCTGGTCGGCTCGGGTCTGGTCGGGGATCAGCGACCGCGAATCAGCACGCTGCTGGACACTTTCCTGCCCGCCGGTCGCTCCTAG
- a CDS encoding 2OG-Fe(II) oxygenase, which produces MFVWEGVTLTGVMESPSTTLPGWFTELFAHRRWVRRATPFPHVYVRDVFVDEFYQRLSAEYQRVRRERPAEFHEVNENYSADSISLNKLRSGPLALFTSREWHDLIAGVAGVPGTGDIEGGVHHHPPESPRGWPHSDLAPAWFPGEPPAPDETRLPDNTVDIQNGEREPDVAARELVRGVAIMFYLANEPNWNAGDGGETALFAHVHGRHDPEPDLLVPPLNNSMVIFECTPRSWHTFAGNNVHDRNCVVMWLHRPKSEAVRRWGENHIVEW; this is translated from the coding sequence ATGTTCGTTTGGGAGGGAGTGACCTTGACCGGCGTTATGGAAAGTCCGTCGACCACGCTGCCCGGCTGGTTCACCGAGCTGTTCGCGCATCGGCGGTGGGTCCGCCGCGCCACGCCGTTTCCGCACGTCTATGTCCGCGATGTGTTCGTCGACGAGTTCTATCAGCGGCTCTCGGCCGAATACCAGCGCGTGCGCCGCGAACGGCCGGCGGAATTCCACGAGGTCAACGAGAACTACAGCGCCGACTCGATCTCGCTGAACAAGCTGCGGAGTGGGCCGCTGGCGCTGTTCACCTCCCGGGAATGGCACGACCTGATCGCGGGTGTCGCCGGCGTGCCCGGGACCGGCGACATCGAGGGGGGCGTGCACCACCACCCGCCGGAGAGCCCGCGCGGCTGGCCGCACAGCGACCTCGCGCCCGCCTGGTTCCCCGGCGAACCGCCCGCGCCGGATGAGACCCGGCTCCCCGACAACACCGTCGACATCCAGAACGGTGAACGCGAACCCGATGTCGCCGCCCGCGAATTGGTGCGCGGCGTGGCGATCATGTTCTACCTCGCCAACGAGCCGAATTGGAACGCCGGCGACGGCGGCGAGACCGCGCTGTTCGCGCATGTGCACGGCCGTCACGATCCGGAGCCCGACCTGCTGGTGCCGCCGCTGAACAACTCCATGGTGATCTTCGAGTGCACGCCGCGGTCCTGGCACACCTTCGCGGGCAACAACGTCCACGATCGCAACTGCGTGGTGATGTGGCTGCACCGGCCGAAGTCCGAGGCCGTCCGGCGCTGGGGAGAGAACCACATTGTCGAGTGGTGA
- a CDS encoding SDR family NAD(P)-dependent oxidoreductase, whose product MSSGERRVCLLTGAGGQLGDEFCRRLYTEYDIVAVHRERVPSAPSQHEWFIDPFQPDGAVPENDSRVHLIRADLTEPGEVERVVDLALARFGQVDLLVNNAVHIPTHLYGLVDGDAALDDFDRTFRTNVGVPLRLSTRLAQRSWLHDRAGNQTWNRNIVNVSCVYGTEVFPGGQALHAASKAALNHLTRHMAAEFTEFGIRVNAITPNSFPGVVPIENVLRAIFELDNGDMTGGVFDVDFESGEPPAGRHALPA is encoded by the coding sequence TTGTCGAGTGGTGAACGCCGCGTCTGCCTGCTCACCGGCGCGGGCGGTCAGCTCGGCGACGAATTCTGCCGCCGCCTCTATACCGAATACGACATCGTCGCGGTACATCGCGAGCGGGTGCCCTCGGCGCCCTCCCAGCACGAATGGTTCATCGACCCGTTCCAGCCGGACGGCGCTGTGCCGGAGAACGATTCGCGCGTCCATCTGATCAGGGCCGACCTGACGGAGCCGGGCGAGGTGGAGCGGGTCGTGGACCTGGCGCTGGCCCGGTTCGGCCAGGTGGACCTGCTGGTCAACAACGCGGTGCACATTCCCACCCATCTCTACGGGCTCGTCGACGGCGACGCCGCACTCGACGATTTCGATCGCACCTTCCGCACCAACGTCGGTGTGCCCCTGCGCCTTTCAACCCGCCTAGCGCAGCGCAGCTGGCTGCACGACCGCGCCGGGAACCAGACCTGGAACCGCAATATCGTCAATGTCTCCTGCGTCTACGGCACCGAGGTCTTCCCCGGCGGGCAGGCGCTGCACGCGGCGTCCAAGGCCGCGCTGAACCATCTGACCCGGCATATGGCCGCCGAGTTCACCGAATTCGGGATCCGCGTGAATGCCATCACGCCCAACAGTTTTCCGGGTGTCGTGCCGATCGAGAACGTGCTGCGCGCCATCTTCGAACTCGACAACGGCGATATGACCGGCGGCGTCTTCGACGTCGATTTCGAATCCGGGGAACCGCCGGCGGGCAGGCACGCCCTGCCCGCCTGA
- a CDS encoding SDR family NAD(P)-dependent oxidoreductase, which yields MAVQDKDLQGKTVVITGASNGIGAVAAERLAERGATVAVVGRNPERTAQVADKIGAAHFLADFARLDDVRKLADQLLGRFPQIDVLVNNAGGSWAERAVTADGNERTFQVNHLGGFLLTALLLERLQAAPQPRVINTSSVTYRTAKLNLDTANAPTGSFSMLGSYAGSKLANIVFTRELARRTASTALVTAAFHPGAVATNVYDNIPFGVGALIRSPLSRPFFIRPEKGAEPMVHLVTTPDAAAINGKYFHRFKEEPPSVKQAVDPAFAEQLWDLSEQLTGVSYQR from the coding sequence ATGGCAGTGCAGGACAAGGACTTACAGGGCAAGACGGTGGTCATCACCGGCGCCAGCAACGGGATCGGCGCGGTGGCGGCCGAGCGGCTGGCCGAGCGCGGTGCGACGGTCGCGGTCGTCGGGCGCAATCCGGAGCGGACCGCGCAGGTCGCCGACAAGATCGGTGCGGCGCATTTTCTCGCGGATTTCGCCCGGCTCGACGACGTGCGCAAGCTCGCCGATCAACTGCTGGGGCGTTTTCCCCAGATCGACGTCCTGGTCAATAACGCGGGCGGCTCCTGGGCCGAACGCGCCGTCACCGCCGACGGTAACGAACGGACCTTCCAGGTCAACCATCTCGGCGGCTTCCTGCTGACCGCGCTCCTGCTGGAACGCCTGCAAGCCGCTCCGCAGCCGCGGGTCATCAACACCTCGAGCGTGACCTATCGGACCGCGAAACTGAACCTGGACACCGCGAACGCGCCCACCGGCTCGTTCTCGATGCTCGGCTCCTACGCCGGCTCCAAGCTGGCCAATATCGTGTTCACCCGGGAGCTGGCGCGCCGCACCGCGAGCACCGCGCTGGTCACCGCCGCGTTCCATCCGGGTGCGGTCGCCACCAATGTGTACGACAACATTCCGTTCGGGGTCGGCGCGCTCATCCGCTCGCCGCTGTCGCGGCCGTTCTTCATCCGGCCCGAGAAGGGCGCCGAACCGATGGTGCACCTGGTGACCACTCCGGATGCCGCGGCGATCAACGGCAAGTACTTCCACCGGTTCAAGGAAGAGCCGCCGAGCGTCAAGCAGGCGGTGGATCCCGCTTTCGCCGAGCAGCTCTGGGACCTGTCCGAGCAGCTGACCGGGGTGAGCTACCAGCGCTGA